A single genomic interval of Adhaeribacter pallidiroseus harbors:
- a CDS encoding Crp/Fnr family transcriptional regulator: MNKFSAAEMCLNSFKQAVTAIMPMELEDFENLLPVLKSRTVKKGELILQENQVCRYIYFLCNGLVRMYYLDNGKEISFRFTEGGNFFVDFQSFLTQKPSRYYWEAMQDVELLLIPYVSVQHIYKLYARWNYFGRAMAEHVYLQLNERVEMLLFMKPEERYKYLLKTNPTLINQVTLAHLSSYLGVKPESLSRIRKRISEK; the protein is encoded by the coding sequence TTGAACAAATTTTCTGCCGCCGAAATGTGTCTAAACAGCTTTAAACAAGCCGTTACTGCTATCATGCCAATGGAACTCGAGGATTTTGAGAACCTATTACCCGTTCTAAAAAGTAGGACAGTAAAGAAAGGAGAGTTGATTTTACAGGAAAATCAGGTGTGTCGATACATATACTTTTTATGTAACGGTTTGGTAAGAATGTATTATTTAGATAATGGAAAAGAGATTAGCTTCCGTTTTACCGAGGGCGGTAACTTTTTTGTAGATTTTCAGAGTTTCCTTACGCAGAAACCATCCCGGTATTATTGGGAAGCAATGCAGGATGTGGAGCTTCTCCTGATACCTTATGTATCTGTCCAACATATCTATAAGTTATATGCCCGGTGGAATTACTTTGGCCGAGCTATGGCCGAGCATGTGTATTTGCAGCTGAACGAGCGAGTGGAGATGCTGCTTTTTATGAAACCAGAAGAACGGTACAAGTACCTTTTAAAAACAAATCCCACTTTAATTAACCAGGTTACTTTAGCTCATCTTTCCTCGTATTTGGGTGTCAAGCCAGAATCTCTCAGCCGTATTCGCAAAAGAATTTCTGAAAAATAA
- a CDS encoding mandelate racemase/muconate lactonizing enzyme family protein, producing MKNTLQQIMMANKATEEKQKAIHQTEINNPLTKPDRRHFLKKSVLGGVSLASFLNLSVEDTLAQSTAKVNRASNPSELKITDMRYATVSNGTSFTNARNVIIRIDTNQGIYGLGEVRDGGDARYALFLKSRLLGQNPCNVEMLFKMIKQFGNHGRLGGGVSGVEMALWDLAGKAYGVPVWQLLGGHYRDKVRLYSYVPGHSVTNMDVAKFKADIKHRLEEQGFTWLKMHPGIQVYSSILGTTVNTKFVPGFGTDDLSFGSYQSTRHPFTAIQVTDKGLDLLAKYVDTIRSIVGYEVPLSADHMGHFDVNNCIRVARALEPFRMASLEDFVPWDSTDQLKTITDAITTPTMTGEDIYLKETFQKLCDVRAVDIVQPDMGSSGGILETKKIGDYAEEKGIAMGLHFAGTPICFMANVHSAAATQNVLALEVPNQVVDNPWWPTLVKMVGKQPLYTKGYAHVPLDAPGLGVELNDEVVKQHLHKEDTSYFRPTPEWNETRSHDRIFS from the coding sequence ATGAAGAACACGCTACAACAAATAATGATGGCCAACAAAGCCACTGAAGAAAAGCAAAAGGCAATTCATCAGACCGAAATAAATAATCCGTTAACAAAACCGGACCGGCGCCATTTTTTAAAAAAATCAGTTTTAGGCGGTGTCTCCTTAGCTAGTTTCCTGAATCTGTCCGTGGAAGATACGTTGGCCCAGAGTACCGCTAAAGTAAACCGGGCCTCTAACCCATCGGAATTAAAAATTACCGATATGCGGTACGCCACGGTATCAAATGGTACCTCGTTTACCAATGCCCGTAACGTAATAATCCGGATAGATACCAACCAAGGTATTTACGGGTTAGGCGAGGTTCGGGATGGGGGCGATGCGCGTTATGCCCTTTTCCTGAAAAGCCGGCTGCTGGGTCAGAATCCCTGCAACGTAGAAATGCTATTTAAAATGATAAAGCAATTCGGGAATCATGGTCGCTTGGGCGGTGGCGTAAGTGGTGTAGAAATGGCGCTCTGGGATTTAGCCGGTAAAGCGTACGGCGTACCGGTTTGGCAACTGCTGGGCGGGCATTACCGCGATAAGGTTCGATTGTATTCGTACGTTCCCGGCCACTCGGTAACCAATATGGATGTAGCCAAGTTTAAAGCCGACATAAAACACCGTCTGGAAGAACAAGGCTTTACCTGGTTAAAAATGCACCCGGGCATCCAAGTGTACAGTAGTATTTTGGGCACTACCGTTAATACCAAATTTGTTCCGGGTTTCGGTACCGATGATCTGAGTTTTGGTTCTTACCAGAGTACGCGGCATCCTTTCACGGCTATTCAGGTAACTGACAAAGGACTGGACTTACTCGCAAAATACGTGGATACTATTCGTTCTATTGTGGGCTACGAAGTTCCTTTATCCGCCGATCACATGGGCCACTTCGACGTAAATAATTGCATCCGGGTGGCGCGGGCCCTGGAACCGTTCCGGATGGCCTCGTTGGAAGATTTTGTACCCTGGGACAGCACCGACCAGCTAAAAACCATTACCGACGCCATTACTACGCCCACCATGACTGGCGAAGATATTTACCTGAAAGAAACCTTTCAGAAGCTCTGTGATGTACGGGCCGTGGATATTGTGCAACCCGACATGGGAAGTTCCGGCGGCATCCTGGAAACCAAAAAAATTGGCGATTACGCCGAAGAAAAAGGAATTGCCATGGGCCTGCACTTTGCCGGTACGCCAATTTGTTTTATGGCTAACGTGCACAGCGCTGCGGCTACGCAAAATGTACTAGCCCTGGAAGTTCCCAACCAGGTAGTAGATAATCCGTGGTGGCCTACTTTAGTAAAAATGGTAGGCAAACAACCTTTGTATACCAAGGGCTACGCTCATGTGCCTTTAGATGCGCCAGGCTTAGGGGTAGAATTAAACGACGAAGTAGTGAAACAACACTTGCATAAAGAAGATACCTCTTATTTCCGGCCCACCCCCGAATGGAACGAAACACGCTCCCATGACCGGATTTTTAGTTAA
- a CDS encoding PAS domain-containing protein gives MFDLNTEPHLLLAVFNSMPGAFLLLSREFSIEAISDVYLEATLTERKNLMGRSIFEAFPDNPQTPEAKGVSNLRASLEQVLATGKPHEMARQHYDVPDPENVGQFVERHWLPRNTPVLDAQGQVRHIIHAVVNVTGQVQADRLLRQSQIREVAAWKAVENQRAILQRLFEQAPAAISLFEGPEQRISLANAMMCNLWGRSPGQVLGRSFNEALPELQDQHFSEQIATVFHTQVPFVGTEIPAQIFRQGHLKTGYFNLVFQPLYNEQGQVLGVLNVAVEVTEQVNTRHQVQQLNEKLQVINEELLATNEEVLRTQWALQSLNEELEGRVVQRTQEVQKAQAEAERQRLRLERLFMQAPAAICILGGADLVYELVNPAYQQLFPGRHLLGSPILKVLPEISENKVYRTFQEVFRTGKTHKEQELLIPLARPQDGVWEKRYFNFIQQARNDWQGRIDGVVVFAFEVTEQVKARQASEASTQQLRLITDALPVLIGYLDQDEKYQFANQAYESWFNQKPADLLGHPVREIIGETAYQRVKEYIDRALAGERLNFEASMPYREGFTKHIRTSYVPDWQNGQVVGFYTLINDITNQVAARQSLEASEKQATALAESLLLANQELQQTNQELLRVNVDLDNFIYTASHDLKAPILNIEGLMEALRDQLPPASIHDKSTQYTMHLIVDSVQRFKRTIDHLTEITKLQKENSLEATPIDLATLIAEVQLDLTPDIQAAQAKIELEVGACPSIYFSPKNLRNIMYNLLSNALKYRSPTRTSWIKVHCSQKDEYQVLSVSDNGLGMDLSGKPKLFSMFQRLHNHVEGSGIGLYMFKRIIDNAGGKIQVQSTLDEGSTFQVFFPRNKQ, from the coding sequence ATGTTTGATCTTAATACCGAGCCTCATCTCTTGTTGGCTGTTTTTAATTCTATGCCGGGAGCGTTTCTATTACTTTCCCGGGAGTTTAGCATTGAAGCCATTTCGGATGTTTATTTAGAAGCTACCCTGACTGAACGGAAAAACTTAATGGGGCGCTCTATCTTTGAAGCTTTTCCTGACAACCCGCAAACACCCGAAGCAAAAGGAGTATCTAATTTACGGGCTTCTTTAGAACAGGTATTAGCCACGGGTAAGCCCCACGAGATGGCCCGCCAGCACTACGATGTACCCGATCCGGAGAACGTTGGCCAATTTGTAGAGCGCCATTGGTTACCCCGCAATACGCCGGTACTCGATGCGCAAGGCCAGGTCCGGCACATCATTCACGCGGTTGTGAACGTCACGGGCCAGGTGCAAGCCGATAGATTGTTGCGGCAAAGTCAGATTCGGGAAGTAGCCGCCTGGAAGGCAGTGGAAAATCAGCGGGCGATCTTGCAACGCTTATTTGAACAAGCACCCGCCGCCATTAGCTTGTTCGAAGGACCGGAACAACGCATTTCGCTGGCTAATGCCATGATGTGTAATCTTTGGGGGCGTTCGCCCGGGCAAGTATTAGGCCGGTCCTTTAATGAAGCGCTTCCGGAGCTACAAGACCAGCATTTTAGTGAGCAGATTGCTACCGTTTTTCACACCCAGGTTCCTTTTGTGGGCACTGAAATTCCCGCGCAAATATTCCGCCAAGGACACTTAAAAACAGGTTATTTTAATTTAGTCTTCCAGCCTCTTTACAATGAACAAGGCCAAGTGCTGGGAGTATTGAATGTAGCAGTAGAAGTAACCGAGCAGGTAAATACCCGACACCAGGTCCAACAACTCAACGAGAAGTTACAGGTAATTAACGAAGAGCTGCTAGCCACTAATGAGGAAGTATTACGAACCCAGTGGGCGCTCCAAAGTCTCAACGAAGAACTGGAAGGACGTGTGGTTCAGCGGACGCAAGAAGTGCAAAAAGCTCAGGCCGAAGCCGAACGGCAGCGGCTCCGCTTAGAACGGTTGTTTATGCAGGCGCCCGCCGCTATTTGTATATTAGGGGGCGCGGACTTAGTTTATGAATTAGTTAATCCGGCTTACCAACAACTCTTTCCGGGTCGGCATCTACTTGGTTCTCCTATTTTGAAAGTGTTACCGGAAATCTCTGAGAATAAGGTTTATCGTACTTTTCAAGAAGTTTTTCGCACCGGAAAAACCCATAAAGAACAAGAACTGCTCATCCCTTTAGCCCGCCCGCAAGATGGCGTATGGGAAAAACGTTACTTCAACTTTATCCAGCAAGCCCGTAATGATTGGCAGGGGCGCATTGATGGGGTAGTGGTATTTGCCTTTGAAGTAACCGAGCAGGTGAAAGCCCGCCAAGCCAGCGAAGCTAGTACCCAACAACTACGCCTGATTACCGACGCCTTACCCGTACTTATTGGTTACCTGGATCAGGATGAGAAATACCAGTTTGCTAACCAGGCCTATGAGAGTTGGTTTAATCAAAAACCAGCGGATTTGCTGGGACATCCCGTGCGGGAAATAATAGGCGAAACGGCTTACCAGAGAGTAAAAGAATATATTGACCGGGCCTTAGCGGGAGAACGCCTAAACTTTGAAGCCTCTATGCCCTACCGGGAAGGCTTTACCAAGCATATCCGCACCAGTTATGTGCCCGATTGGCAAAATGGTCAAGTTGTCGGATTTTATACTTTAATAAACGATATTACCAATCAGGTAGCAGCTCGCCAATCCCTTGAAGCGAGTGAGAAACAGGCTACAGCCTTAGCCGAAAGTTTACTACTGGCGAACCAAGAATTACAACAAACTAACCAGGAGCTCCTGCGCGTAAACGTGGACCTGGATAACTTTATTTACACGGCCTCGCACGATTTAAAAGCCCCTATTCTTAATATTGAAGGTTTGATGGAAGCCTTGCGGGACCAATTACCACCCGCATCCATTCACGACAAATCTACGCAGTACACCATGCATTTAATTGTAGATTCGGTGCAACGCTTTAAGCGCACCATTGATCATTTAACCGAAATTACCAAGCTGCAGAAAGAGAATAGCCTGGAAGCCACCCCCATTGATTTAGCAACCCTGATTGCCGAGGTGCAACTAGATTTAACCCCGGATATTCAAGCCGCGCAGGCCAAAATAGAACTAGAAGTAGGCGCTTGCCCCAGCATCTACTTTTCCCCGAAGAACTTACGCAATATTATGTATAATCTACTTTCCAATGCGCTCAAGTACCGCTCTCCTACGCGAACATCCTGGATTAAAGTGCATTGTTCCCAAAAAGACGAATACCAGGTACTTTCTGTTTCGGATAATGGCTTGGGCATGGACTTATCCGGCAAACCAAAGCTCTTTAGCATGTTCCAGCGGCTGCACAATCACGTGGAAGGTTCCGGAATTGGCTTATACATGTTTAAAAGAATCATCGACAATGCGGGTGGTAAAATCCAGGTACAAAGTACGCTGGACGAAGGCTCCACTTTTCAGGTTTTCTTTCCGCGTAATAAGCAATAA
- a CDS encoding RraA family protein, which yields MNFKISFLLLSVVGIMDSQLLYAQTISKEELTFLTSEWKGERFPDGRPKVAESLLERAKKVGIADAWTVLKNEGYTNQYEGNWKTVNDETPVVGRAVTAQFMPSRPDVEKSIVDRGQKVQGRKGASNSWPIDVLTKGDVYVADGFGKINGGTLMGATLANSIFNKSGNGVVFNAAVRDLEEIQTIKGFNAFVRDWHPSFLEGSVLMGLNTPIRMGNVMVMPGDLVIAKREGVLFIPAHLAEQVISTCEFVTRKDKFGFEMIKAGKYSAGQIDSQWNDQLKNDFLKWLGTHPEMGTMTKAEVDKVMSKRTW from the coding sequence ATGAATTTTAAAATTTCTTTTTTATTGCTTTCTGTTGTGGGTATTATGGACTCACAATTATTATACGCCCAAACGATCTCGAAAGAAGAACTTACTTTTTTAACTTCCGAGTGGAAAGGAGAGCGCTTTCCGGATGGACGCCCGAAAGTGGCGGAAAGCTTACTCGAAAGAGCCAAGAAAGTGGGCATTGCCGATGCCTGGACCGTGTTAAAAAACGAGGGTTATACCAACCAGTACGAAGGCAACTGGAAAACCGTAAACGACGAAACCCCGGTAGTAGGCCGGGCCGTTACGGCTCAATTTATGCCCAGCCGGCCCGATGTAGAAAAAAGTATCGTGGACCGGGGCCAGAAAGTGCAAGGCCGCAAAGGGGCTTCTAACTCCTGGCCCATCGATGTGTTAACGAAAGGCGATGTGTACGTAGCCGATGGTTTTGGTAAAATTAACGGCGGCACTTTAATGGGCGCTACACTGGCTAATTCTATTTTTAATAAGTCGGGTAACGGCGTAGTGTTTAACGCGGCCGTCCGCGATCTGGAAGAAATTCAAACCATAAAAGGCTTTAACGCATTTGTGCGCGATTGGCACCCGTCGTTTTTAGAAGGCAGCGTACTTATGGGTTTAAATACCCCCATCCGGATGGGCAACGTCATGGTGATGCCGGGTGATTTAGTAATTGCTAAAAGAGAAGGCGTGCTTTTTATTCCGGCGCATTTAGCGGAACAAGTAATTAGTACCTGTGAGTTTGTAACCCGCAAAGACAAATTTGGCTTTGAAATGATTAAAGCGGGCAAATACTCAGCCGGTCAGATTGATAGCCAGTGGAACGATCAGTTAAAAAATGATTTTCTAAAGTGGCTGGGTACGCACCCCGAAATGGGCACCATGACCAAAGCGGAAGTGGACAAAGTAATGAGCAAAAGAACCTGGTAG
- a CDS encoding bile acid:sodium symporter family protein, giving the protein MIFSGKNAQAGPVFILVFVALGIGFRGFAITKGFAYTMMIFAAVTTALNFPQYFVEVNGFKFATLITPLIQIIMFGMGTEMGLKDFAGVLKMPKAVLIGLVGHFTVMPLLGFSLAKAFGFPPEIAAGVVLIGSMPCGLASNVMSYLANANLALSVTLTAVATLLAPFLTPLWMKILGGQFVEVDALAMMWDIVKMVIIPIGGGLLFNKFFKGKAHWLDKAMPLVSMIGIAFIITIITAAGRDNLIVIGPALIVCALIHNTGGYMFGYWIGRLFGLKERDARTIAIEVGMQNGGLASGLAKEMGKAATIGLAPAVFGPLMNITGSILASYWHRKPPVDKDEALNQEFSELAVKS; this is encoded by the coding sequence ATGATCTTTAGCGGCAAAAACGCGCAAGCCGGGCCTGTATTTATTTTAGTATTTGTAGCCTTAGGCATTGGTTTCCGCGGCTTTGCCATTACCAAAGGCTTTGCTTACACCATGATGATTTTTGCCGCCGTAACAACGGCGCTTAATTTTCCGCAGTATTTTGTAGAAGTTAACGGCTTTAAGTTTGCCACCCTCATTACCCCGCTTATTCAAATCATTATGTTTGGCATGGGCACCGAAATGGGATTGAAAGATTTTGCCGGCGTTTTAAAAATGCCCAAGGCCGTATTAATTGGCTTAGTGGGCCATTTTACGGTAATGCCTCTCCTGGGATTTTCGTTGGCCAAAGCTTTTGGTTTTCCGCCGGAAATTGCGGCGGGCGTTGTTTTAATCGGCAGCATGCCCTGCGGTTTGGCTTCCAACGTAATGTCGTACCTGGCCAATGCCAATCTCGCTTTATCGGTAACGCTTACCGCGGTAGCTACTTTACTGGCCCCTTTCTTAACCCCCCTGTGGATGAAAATTTTAGGCGGTCAGTTTGTGGAGGTAGATGCTTTAGCCATGATGTGGGACATTGTAAAAATGGTAATTATTCCGATTGGGGGCGGTTTGTTGTTTAATAAGTTTTTTAAAGGAAAAGCCCATTGGTTAGATAAAGCCATGCCTTTAGTTTCCATGATCGGGATTGCTTTTATCATTACCATTATTACCGCCGCCGGCCGCGATAATCTGATTGTTATTGGCCCGGCTTTAATTGTGTGTGCGCTGATTCATAACACCGGCGGCTATATGTTCGGTTACTGGATTGGCCGTTTGTTTGGCTTAAAAGAACGCGACGCCCGCACCATTGCCATAGAAGTAGGTATGCAAAACGGAGGCTTGGCCTCGGGTTTGGCGAAAGAAATGGGCAAAGCCGCGACCATTGGCCTGGCGCCGGCTGTTTTCGGACCTTTAATGAATATTACCGGTTCCATCCTGGCCTCTTACTGGCACCGCAAACCACCCGTAGATAAGGACGAAGCCCTCAATCAAGAATTTAGCGAGTTGGCCGTAAAATCGTAA
- a CDS encoding RraA family protein yields the protein MRVGSTPETVKALTSNWKGERFPDGRPKVPDIVLDRLQNATLEQIWGYLGNKGYRNQVEKNWIILKPGETMTGRVVTAQFMPTRPDLDSLVRAQGKAEGRSQKGGINIWPIDVLTKGDIYVADGFGKVKDGTLIGSSLGNAIYGKTGKGVIFYGSVRDMQELKDTKGFNAWVKGHDPSYIKDMTPSSINAPIRIGEVTVFPGDVVFANEYGVVFIPAHLVEGLVSASEMTALRDEFERVLLTQGKYPSGEIHGDWSDKIKDEFRTWVGKYPKKLAITKKDIDAYLAKGH from the coding sequence ATGCGGGTAGGTTCTACTCCCGAAACCGTAAAAGCCTTAACTTCTAACTGGAAGGGTGAACGGTTTCCGGATGGCCGCCCTAAGGTGCCGGATATTGTATTAGACCGGTTACAAAATGCCACTTTAGAGCAAATCTGGGGCTATTTAGGCAACAAAGGATATCGCAACCAGGTCGAAAAAAACTGGATTATCTTAAAACCCGGCGAAACCATGACCGGCCGCGTAGTTACCGCGCAGTTTATGCCTACCCGCCCGGACCTGGATAGCTTGGTAAGAGCGCAAGGCAAAGCCGAAGGCCGTTCGCAAAAAGGCGGTATTAACATTTGGCCCATCGATGTTTTAACCAAAGGCGATATTTACGTGGCCGATGGTTTTGGCAAAGTAAAAGACGGAACTTTAATTGGCTCTAGTTTAGGCAACGCTATTTATGGTAAAACCGGCAAAGGTGTTATTTTCTACGGTTCCGTACGCGACATGCAGGAATTAAAAGACACCAAAGGTTTTAACGCCTGGGTAAAAGGCCACGATCCGTCGTATATCAAAGACATGACGCCCTCTTCCATTAATGCCCCCATCCGGATTGGCGAAGTAACCGTTTTCCCCGGCGATGTGGTGTTTGCGAACGAGTACGGCGTGGTATTTATTCCGGCGCACTTAGTAGAAGGCTTGGTATCGGCTTCCGAAATGACGGCGTTGCGCGACGAATTCGAGCGGGTACTTTTAACCCAAGGTAAATATCCGTCCGGCGAAATTCACGGCGACTGGTCCGATAAAATTAAAGATGAATTCAGAACCTGGGTGGGTAAATATCCGAAGAAGTTAGCTATTACTAAAAAAGACATTGACGCTTACTTAGCCAAAGGGCATTAA
- a CDS encoding EthD domain-containing protein, translating to MVKFSIFLRKRADINQTDFVDYHKTQHAPLFTSLPEVKQYVHKYVQSHAVPVALPGFPDTYYNGITELWFDDVASIGKVFGSTQYLAIVRPDEEKFLALNECGFLITTENHVM from the coding sequence ATGGTTAAATTTTCAATTTTCCTTCGCAAGCGAGCTGATATAAATCAGACCGATTTTGTTGATTATCACAAAACGCAGCATGCGCCTTTATTTACGTCTTTGCCGGAAGTGAAACAGTACGTTCATAAGTATGTACAAAGTCATGCGGTGCCGGTAGCATTGCCCGGCTTTCCTGATACTTACTATAATGGCATTACCGAGTTGTGGTTTGATGATGTAGCATCCATTGGTAAAGTATTTGGGTCAACGCAATACCTAGCAATTGTTCGTCCTGACGAAGAGAAGTTTCTTGCCTTGAATGAGTGCGGCTTTTTAATTACTACCGAAAACCACGTAATGTAA
- a CDS encoding DUF1761 domain-containing protein, which yields MMSQLANINWISVLIAFVAYTILGGVWFTVLFKKQYAISLGKENELPAKPAPIFIIGPAVCSFIITITSALLLYALGLDTYSQAMGFAFIVGGGYLVANTFNIAINPNIPYPIHYGIISGAYHLVGIFIVSIVLVAMR from the coding sequence ATGATGAGTCAGTTAGCAAATATTAATTGGATTAGCGTTTTGATAGCCTTTGTAGCTTACACGATACTCGGTGGAGTTTGGTTTACCGTACTGTTTAAAAAGCAGTACGCGATTTCCTTGGGAAAAGAAAATGAGTTACCTGCTAAACCAGCTCCCATCTTCATTATTGGCCCGGCAGTTTGCTCCTTCATCATCACCATTACGAGTGCCCTGTTGCTCTATGCTTTAGGCCTAGATACTTATAGCCAAGCCATGGGGTTTGCCTTTATCGTGGGTGGAGGCTATTTGGTAGCCAATACCTTCAACATTGCTATCAACCCGAATATACCCTATCCCATTCATTACGGAATAATCAGTGGCGCCTATCATTTAGTGGGTATCTTTATAGTAAGTATTGTTTTAGTGGCCATGAGATAG
- a CDS encoding YdeI/OmpD-associated family protein: MQKKDIATFCPASQKDWRQWLVDNHQSKQAVGLIFYKKKSGMPTISWSHAVDEALCFGWIDSKKIALDQDKFMQFFTQRKPNGTWSKVNKEKIKHLIGKGLMTPAGFASIDRAKQNGSWTILDEVEKLIIPLDLAKEFETKKGSQDFFLRLSKSVRKALLQRLAVAKLPVTRQKRMAEIADLVSQKLETEKLDKPSQLKRK, from the coding sequence ATGCAAAAAAAAGATATAGCTACTTTTTGTCCCGCTAGCCAAAAAGATTGGCGGCAATGGTTAGTAGACAATCATCAATCTAAACAAGCGGTAGGGCTCATATTTTATAAAAAGAAATCCGGTATGCCTACTATCTCCTGGAGCCACGCCGTAGACGAAGCACTTTGCTTTGGATGGATTGATAGTAAGAAAATAGCACTGGACCAAGACAAGTTTATGCAGTTTTTTACCCAGCGAAAACCTAACGGAACTTGGTCGAAAGTGAATAAAGAAAAAATTAAACATCTTATTGGTAAAGGCTTGATGACGCCAGCTGGTTTTGCAAGCATTGACCGGGCAAAACAAAATGGATCTTGGACCATTCTAGACGAAGTAGAAAAATTAATAATACCTCTGGACCTGGCAAAAGAGTTTGAAACTAAAAAAGGCTCACAGGATTTTTTCCTTCGTTTAAGCAAATCAGTAAGAAAAGCTCTTCTGCAACGGCTGGCCGTGGCCAAACTACCAGTAACTAGGCAAAAAAGGATGGCCGAAATAGCTGATCTAGTCAGTCAGAAGTTAGAAACCGAAAAATTGGACAAACCTTCCCAATTAAAAAGGAAGTAA
- a CDS encoding nuclear transport factor 2 family protein, which translates to MKKIGVLCLFWLGFIGNGFAQTAEEKQVTAAVETFKNALITADKNLLESITADELSYGHSSGKVEDKAAFVNGVINDPIKFNLIDLQDQTIRMAGNTALVRHAFNAKITNNGTPGEIKIRNLLVWQKQKGQWKLLARQAFRVP; encoded by the coding sequence ATGAAAAAAATAGGGGTACTGTGTCTATTTTGGCTGGGGTTTATCGGGAACGGTTTTGCTCAAACTGCCGAAGAGAAGCAAGTAACAGCAGCAGTCGAAACGTTTAAAAATGCTTTAATAACCGCTGATAAAAATTTGCTGGAGTCCATAACAGCCGATGAGCTCAGTTACGGACACTCCAGCGGCAAAGTAGAAGACAAAGCAGCTTTTGTGAATGGTGTAATCAACGACCCCATTAAGTTTAATTTAATTGATTTACAAGATCAAACCATTCGGATGGCGGGTAATACGGCCCTGGTGCGGCATGCTTTTAATGCCAAAATCACGAATAATGGCACCCCCGGAGAAATTAAAATTAGGAATTTATTGGTGTGGCAAAAACAAAAAGGGCAATGGAAATTATTAGCCCGGCAAGCTTTCAGAGTACCGTAA
- a CDS encoding sensor histidine kinase: protein MMHTSDNLLQDLEAVRQISFVPSMLEIICQITGMGFAAVTRVTPDKWIACSVRDEVQFGLIAGGELPVATTLCNEIRDHRQPIIIDNVAQDPEYKHHHTPQLYGLQSYISFPIILKNGAFFGTLCAIDSKTAALNNKKVVDTFTMFAELLSFHLQSQDLLERSYCTTVELQNKNTILTKANQDLDSIVYTAAHDLKSPITNIEGLVAALTYSLGQENLNRAEINQILKLMQSSIKNFHTTIQDLTTIIEADTSKREEKAEEIHLLELVESVKWDLQHLLEESRAQIEVSSEENLSLHYPKKYFKSILYNLLNNALKYRSPVRTPLVRLSLKQVAGKIHFTVADNGLGIRADQQDKIFTLFKRFHNHVEGSGLGLYIVKKMVEDGQGQIQVNSILDQGTTITIIF from the coding sequence ATGATGCATACATCCGACAATTTATTGCAAGATTTGGAGGCAGTCCGGCAAATTTCCTTTGTACCCAGTATGCTGGAGATTATTTGCCAGATTACCGGGATGGGTTTTGCTGCCGTGACCCGGGTTACGCCGGATAAGTGGATTGCCTGCAGTGTGCGGGATGAAGTGCAATTTGGCTTAATAGCGGGCGGGGAGCTTCCTGTTGCTACTACTCTTTGCAATGAAATAAGAGATCACCGGCAGCCCATCATCATTGATAATGTTGCGCAAGATCCGGAGTATAAGCATCATCATACGCCGCAGCTATACGGGTTGCAAAGTTACATCTCCTTTCCTATTATTTTAAAAAATGGCGCCTTTTTCGGTACCCTTTGTGCCATTGATTCAAAAACCGCAGCGTTAAACAACAAGAAAGTGGTGGACACCTTTACCATGTTTGCCGAACTGCTGTCCTTTCATTTACAAAGTCAGGACTTACTGGAACGGAGTTACTGCACCACGGTAGAATTACAAAATAAAAATACTATCCTGACGAAGGCTAATCAGGACCTGGACTCCATTGTTTATACGGCCGCCCACGACCTGAAATCCCCGATTACCAACATTGAAGGATTGGTAGCAGCCCTCACTTACTCGCTGGGGCAAGAAAATTTGAATCGGGCAGAGATTAACCAGATTCTTAAGCTGATGCAATCCTCTATAAAGAATTTTCACACCACCATCCAGGATTTAACCACCATTATAGAAGCAGATACGAGCAAGCGAGAGGAAAAAGCCGAAGAAATTCACCTTTTAGAGCTGGTAGAAAGTGTGAAATGGGATCTGCAACATTTGCTGGAAGAATCACGGGCCCAAATAGAGGTAAGTAGCGAAGAAAACCTGTCGCTGCATTATCCCAAAAAATACTTTAAAAGCATCCTGTATAATCTTTTAAATAATGCCCTTAAATATCGCTCCCCAGTCAGAACACCGCTGGTGCGGTTAAGTCTAAAGCAGGTGGCAGGAAAGATTCATTTTACCGTGGCGGATAATGGCTTGGGTATTCGCGCAGATCAACAAGATAAAATATTTACCTTATTCAAGCGCTTTCATAACCATGTAGAAGGAAGCGGTCTGGGTTTATATATCGTTAAAAAGATGGTGGAGGATGGCCAAGGGCAAATACAGGTAAATAGCATTTTAGATCAAGGCACTACCATTACAATCATATTTTAA